The following are encoded in a window of Candida dubliniensis CD36 chromosome 4, complete sequence genomic DNA:
- a CDS encoding alpha-mannosidase, putative (In C. albicans: AMS1 is regulated by NRG1 - Murad AM, et al. (2001) Transcript profiling in Candida albicans reveals new cellular functions for the transcriptional repressors CaTup1, CaMig1 and CaNrg1. Mol Microbiol 42(4):981-93;~Similar to S. cerevisiae AMS1;~In S. cerevisiae: vacuolar alpha mannosidase, involved in free oligosaccharide (fOS) degradation; delivered to the vacuole in a novel pathway separate from the secretory pathway) — protein sequence MGYDNINLQPNFKPIDRLYDDRLRQFTDTGGQFHNLNLPKFYDIHRQEIRDLKSWKVPDDANGKTQRPLFKDIKFDEISWDNIGIGYNFGPSWKTFWVKFNLKIPEDWLKYEALEIDWDSNSEALIYNDKGLPLQAFTGGGQRNLFRIPKEYRTSEEQLFYIEVACNGMFGNGADGEPDPNRYFRLNRAHLVVPNLEARRLFWDFWILGDATREFPGGHWQKYQAADICTQIMNTFDPNDVDSIGKCRKLAEQLLGDKINSDEVFHEYPNERNKRIDVYGIGNCHIDTAWEWPFAETKRKIVRSWTTQLKLADEYPEYVFVASQMQQFKWLKQYHPEILSKIHEKFATNQFIPLGGTWVENDTNLPNGESLLRQFVLGQRFLLEEFGFQSDIFWLPDTFGYSSQIPQICQLAGIYRFLTQKLSWNNINSFPLSTFNWKGIDGSQLLVHMPPGNTYTAAANFGDVVRSSQQHKNLRDVPAGMLLYGHGDGGGGPTEEMIEKLRRCRGLANNSGLIPSVQLGVTVDDFYEHLLEKSDQGKKLPTWTGEIYLEYHRGTYTTQANIKKYMRFGEIKLHDLELIAGLVSIKHGDKYKYPGAKIQSLWEDLCLCQFHDVLPGSCIGMVYYDEAYPMLRKLLKKADELIFEALKVGTDNSTTSGGGGDGGVVNTLPWDRHNEIVEVSRKQSPKLFEQLIKDNVGISTPKTLQDKDHDDDETVRISVDSIDGICQINKKVEYPASVSKIDDGRFILTNKLLTAKISSNGVITSLFDEVNQREIIDTTATNQTSHGKGGSGSGSIGGNQFILFDDEPLNFPAWDTELYSLEKFQLLNNGKAEILVQDELESSIIVTHEISPNSSIETIISLAGINKPHRSNSSSTTTTTNEGSDNNYIKFSSTVNWHENYKFLKVQFPTTITTALQANYETQFGITNRSTHWNTTWDIAKFEVAHHKFMDLSEYNYGVSILNNCKYGGAIHGNLIRLSLLRSAKAPDNKADMGIHKFEYAIYPHNGPLGIDTVKAGYNFNYKLIQNPYYQIDDSISHLSSSSLLAAIRLKNHHHNGSLILSHIKRGENDIDVSQYKSLTKNEKSIIVRVYESLGGGNSKGQLIIDKSISKKIDKVFKTDGLENELEELKLNNKISDDSSDDDVVVVDITLRGFEIATYKILLK from the coding sequence ATGGGTTACGATAACATTAATCTTCAACCCAATTTCAAACCCATTGATCGTCTTTATGATGATCGATTAAGACAATTCACTGACACTGGCGGACAATTccataatttgaatttaccCAAATTTTATGATATTCATCGTCAAGAAATTCGTGATTTAAAATCATGGAAAGTTCCTGATGATGCCAATGGGAAAACTCAACGACCATTATTTAAAgatattaaatttgatgaaatatCTTGGGATAATATTGGTATTGGATATAATTTTGGACCATCGTGGAAAACTTTTTGggttaaatttaatttgaaaattccTGAAGATTGGTTAAAATATGAAGCATTAGAAATTGATTGGGATCTGAATTCAGAAgctttaatttataatgataaagGATTACCATTACAAGCTTTTACTGGTGGTGGTCAACGTAATTTATTCCGAATTCCCAAAGAATATCGAACTAGTGAAGAacaattgttttatattGAAGTTGCTTGTAATGGAATGTTTGGTAATGGTGCGGATGGTGAACCTGATCCTAATCGTTATTTCCGATTGAATCGTGCTCATTTAGTTGTTCCTAATTTAGAAGCAAGAAGATTATTTTGGGATTTTTGGATTCTTGGTGATGCTACAAGAGAATTCCCTGGAGGTCATTGGCAAAAATATCAAGCTGCCGATATTTGTACACAAATCATGAATACATTTGATCCTAATGATGTTGATTCTATTGGTAAATGTCGTAAATTGGCAGAACAATTGTTGGGtgataaaatcaattctgATGAGGTCTTCCATGAATATCCCAATGAACGTaacaaaagaattgatGTTTATGGTATTGGTAATTGTCATATTGATACCGCCTGGGAATGGCCATTTGCTGAAacgaaaagaaaaattgttcGATCATGGACTACTCAATTGAAACTTGCTGATGAATATCCCGAATATGTATTTGTTGCTTCACAAATGCAACAATTTAAATGGttaaaacaatatcatcCGGAAATTTTATCGAAAATCCATGAGAAATTTGCTactaatcaatttattccTCTTGGTGGTACTTGGGTTGAAAATGATACAAATTTACCTAATGGAGAATCATTACTTAGACAATTTGTTTTAGGACAAAGATTTTTATTAGAAGAATTTGGATTCCAATCTGATATTTTTTGGTTACCAGATACATTTGGTTATAGTTCTCAAATCCCACAAATTTGTCAATTAGCAGGGATATATCGGTTTTTAACACAAAAATTATCTTggaataatattaatagtTTCCCCTTGAGTACTTTTAATTGGAAGGGGATTGATGGTTCACAATTATTGGTTCATATGCCTCCTGGTAACACTTATACTGCGGCAGCAAATTTTGGTGATGTTGTTCGATCACTGCAACAACATAAGAATCTTCGTGATGTTCCTGCTGGTATGTTACTTTATGGACatggtgatggtggtggtggtccCACGGAAgaaatgattgaaaaattaagaAGATGTCGTGGATTAGCTAATAATTCTGGGTTAATTCCTTCAGTTCAATTAGGGGTCAcagttgatgatttttatgaacatttattagaaaaatCAGACCAAGGAAAGAAATTACCTACATGGACTGGAGAAATTTATCTTGAATATCATCGTGGTACTTATACTACTCAAGCCAATATTAAGAAATATATGAGATTTGgtgaaattaaattacaTGATTTAGAATTGATTGCTGGATTAGTTAGTATTAAACATGGTGATAAATACAAGTATCCAGGAGcaaaaattcaaagttTATGGGAAGATCTTTGTTTATGTCAATTCCATGATGTTTTACCTGGTAGTTGTATTGGTATGGTATATTATGATGAGGCATATCCTATGTTGCgtaaattattgaaaaaagctGATGAACTTATTTTTGAAGCGTTAAAAGTTGGCACTGATAATAGTACTactagtggtggtggtggtgatggtggtgttgTTAATACTTTACCTTGGGATAGAcataatgaaattgttgaagtATCTCGTAAACAATCAcctaaattatttgaacaattgatCAAAGATAATGTTGGTATTTCCACCCCAAAAACACTTCAAGATAAAGatcatgatgatgatgaaacaGTTAGAATTTCCGTTGATTCTATTGATGGAATTTgtcaaataaacaaaaaagttGAATATCCTGCTAGTGTTTccaaaattgatgatggtaGATTTATTTTGACGAACAAGTTATTGACGGCCAAGATTTCGTCAAATGGGGTTATTACTTCTTTATTTGATGAAGTTAATCAACgagaaattattgatacaACTGCCACTAATCAAACTAGTCATGGTAAaggtggtagtggtagtggtagtatTGGCGggaatcaatttattttatttgatgatgagCCATTAAATTTCCCTGCTTGGGATACAgaattatattcattaGAAAAATTCCAATTACTTAATAATGGTAAAGCAGAGATTTTAGTTCAAGATGAATTagaatcatcaattattgttaCTCATGAGATTTCAcccaattcatcaattgaaacaattatttCATTAGCTGGTATAAATAAACCCCACAGgagtaatagtagtagtactactactactactaatgAAGGTagtgataataattatattaaattttCATCCACGGTCAATTGGCatgaaaattataaatttttaaaagttCAATTCCCCACCACAATTACTACGGCATTACAAGCCAATTATGAAACTCAATTTGGTATTACTAATCGATCAACTCATTGGAATACCACTTGGGATATAGCTAAATTTGAAGTTGCTCATCATAAATTTATGGATTTAAGTGAATATAATTATGGAgtatcaattttaaataattgtaaatatGGTGGAGCTATTCATGGGAATTTAATTagattatcattattaagaAGTGCTAAAGCACCAGATAATAAAGCTGATATGGGAATTcataaatttgaatatgCTATATATCCTCATAATGGTCCATTAGGAATTGATACGGTTAAAGCAGgttataatttcaattataaattgattcaaaatccatattatcaaatagatgattcaatttcacatttatcatcatcatcattattggCTGCTATtagattgaaaaatcatcatcataatgGTTCATTAATATTGTCTCATATTAAAAGAGGagaaaatgatattgatgtaagtcaatataaatcattgacgaaaaatgaaaaatcaataattgttaGAGTTTATGAATCATTAGGTGGTGGTAATAGTAAAGgacaattaataattgataaatcaattctgaagaaaattgataaagtGTTTAAAACTGATGGAttagaaaatgaattagaagaattgaaattgaataataaaatttctgATGATCTgtctgatgatgatgttgttgttgttgatattacATTAAGAGGATTTGAAATTGCCACttataaaatattattaaaatga
- a CDS encoding cell wall mannoprotein, putative (Similar to S. cerevisiae CCW12) — protein sequence MQFSSAIILSAVAGSALATYANSTVTDIATTVVTITSCEENKCHETEVTTGVTTVTEVETTYTTYCPLPTTEAPKSSVASNSTTTPPVSTAEGAAAANAVPAVAAGLLALGAFM from the coding sequence atgCAATTCTCATCCGCTATCATCTTGTCCGCTGTTGCTGGTTCCGCTTTAGCCACTTACGCTAACTCCACTGTCACTGACATTGCCACCACCGTTGTTACCATCACTTCTTGTGAAGAAAACAAATGTCACGAAACTGAAGTCACCACTGGTGTCACCACTGTCACTGAAGTTGAAACCACTTACACCACTTACTGCCCATTGCCAACTACTGAAGCTCCAAAATCTTCTGTTGCTTCTAactccaccaccactccACCAGTTTCTACTGCTGAAggtgctgctgctgctaaCGCTGTCCCAGCCGTTGCTGCCGGTTTATTGGCTTTGGGTGCTTTCATGTAA